Within Colletotrichum destructivum chromosome 11, complete sequence, the genomic segment TGATGCCATTGTTTGATTGTTTGACCGAGAGGCGAACTGATGGGCTCTCTGTCTGATCATACACGCATCAAAGGAAAACAAAGAGGTGGGATAATTTGTAGGCGCCCCGAGTACGAAGCAACTGTGTGTGAGCGAGAGTCGCAGAGCCGGCCGAGAGGTTGTAATTGattaccccccccccccgtctaTCCCTGCAGTTCTTCAAGAAACTGACTGTAACTGTGGAGTCGCGGATGGCATGCAAAGTCAAGCTGACTCGATAAGCCCGGTCGGTCCCTTCACTTGACTTGCTAAAAGCAGCTGGGGAACACTAGAATCGCACGTCTTGCAACAATATTGGGCCTGACTCAGTACGTCCGCGCGCTCTCCCACCGGACCAGGGTCCACCGGGATTCCATTCGCGGAATCCGTGCGGATGCGGGATTCGATGGTTTGAGTTGCCTCACCCAACGGGACTCATCGGTCCCCGAGTTGATGGAACACGAGAGACAACCGGTTAAGGTTTCATAAtagacttttttttttctcggAAACGAATCCCGAGTACGGTCGTCAAAGTCCTGGGTTCCTTGTCCTGTTTTGTGGTCCTATCCTAGGCCAAATAATAAGAATGCCTCTGTCAAATTGCTAGTATGAGTGAGTTGTGTCCGCAATGCCGGCTCAAAAAAGTTTGCCAGGCGAGGCAAGTAAAGGAGAGATCCTCACAATCTGAGTGATTCATCTGCAATTGAGATAACCCCGTTAAGGATTAAAGGCATGAAGCGGCACGTATTTCATTTGCGAGTCAACGTGGAGAGGTGTAGCATTTTCGCCAACGAACCCGAATGTCACTCAGGTTTTTTTTCCATGCAAATCAAATCCGACTTTCCCCTTCCGCTGTCTGTCATTCACATCATTGCGGAAACAAAATGCATGACCGCACAATCCAAGTACTGAACATCATAGCCCAAGAAACCGGAGATACACCAGAAGAGCTCCGAAACAACCCAGAAACGGAGTTTGCAGATTTGGGCATTGACAAGTTGCTGTCGGAAGCCATCATCCGCCAGCTACATAAGACCATGTGGCTGAACATGCCATCTGACCTCTTTGAGAATTGCCCGACCGTGGGCTCGTTGGCCTGTTTCCTCGAGGAAAGTGAGCCCAAACCAATCCTCAACACCGTCCCCGTGTACACGCGAGCTGCTTCGCCCAGCACTGAGCGTCAGGCCGCGTTGAACCAAGCCGTTGTCGACCAACCTCTCTCTATCCGCCTTCAAGGAAACCCCAAAGGACAGGCCAAGACCATCTTTCTTTTGCCCGACGGCTCCGGTTCTGCCATGTCTTACGCGCGCATTCCATTCCTAGGTCCCGGCGTGTGCCTGTACGGCCTCAACAGCCCTTTCCTCTCCAAGCCCGAAAGGTTTCCTCCAATACCAGAAATTGCCCCGATATGGGCGGCAGAGATTCGTCGCCTTCAACCAAAGGGACCGTACATCCTCGGCGGCTGGTCCGCCGGGGGATACTACTGCTTCGAAGTCGCCAAGCACATGATGCTCAACGAGACAgaagccgacggccgccCAGTTGTAGTCGAGAAGCTGGTTCTCATCGACAGCCCGTGTCGCACCGTATTCGAAGCTCTCCCCATGATCGTCGTCACGACTCTCTCCAATCAGGGCCTTATGGGAAACTGgggccatcgaggagctccGCAGTGGCTACTGGACCATttcgccgccaccatcgcgcGTGTCGAGGAGTACAACCCCTCACCTCTCGCCTCCGCATCGGCAGATGAGGTGCTGCCAAAGGTGTTCATAATCTGGGCCACGAATGGCGTCTACGCTGCCGGAGGAAGTGCTGCGTCTGGTCTGGATaccaaggtcaaggtcacCAAGTTCATGTTGGAGGACAGGCTTGATTTCGGGCCCAATGGCTGGGATGTATTGTTTCCGAGAGGCACCGAGGTCGCCATCGCGACTTCTCCCGGAACACATTTCACACTGGTTTCCCCTCCAAATGTGAGTCTGACATTGAGGTTAATTTTCATTCTTCTTCAGTGAGCGTCTCTAACATCAGCCACGACAGTCCGTCCATATAGCGTCCCGGCTTAGTGACATTCTACACGACAAGACCGCGCATGATAATAGGTTATGGAAACATTGGTCTTGTTGAATGCCTGGAGGTTATTAAAAAATAGGATCATGGGGTTATCAGGTGGGGTTTTCTTTTGGGCTTTTGGTTTTTTGGTCGAGCAGCCACAAGAGCTGTTTTTGATTCATAGCAGACAATAAACCGCATTCTTTGTATTATTACTATTCTGCATGTATGTCGCCGGCGTAAGTCACAAATATCCACGTTCAGTATAGCTGTCCCTCACGTCGAGAGCCCATGGTGTACAATTCTGATGGTAAGATATTTTCCAATCCTCCTACCTATCCCCAATCATCCAATCTCACTAAAATTATATTTCAAGTTTGAAGGTTGAGCTTGATGTTGGGTGAATCATCGCTTCACACCGGTTAGTTGTTTAAGAAGCTGAGTCAAGGACCTTCTTGTCTCTATCGAGTTAGCCCAAGATTGGAGACTTGAAAAGATAACGATGGCCGGAAGTTCCACTCTCGGTGATGAAACTACCGAGTGCCACCTAAGCTATCCCTACAACACAAGGCCTGTATGCGCTCACCGGTGCGGGCGCCTTCGGCCTCAGCTGGGTGGGGGTTCATAACCAGGTATCAATAGTGAGACAAGGGAGTCAAAGTATCTTCAAACACTTACAGGGAAAGGCCGATCTTCCAGCGAAAAAGGAAAATGCGGTAAGTCGTTGAACCCGGTGAGGCCGAAAGACGGGCGTGCACCTGCCG encodes:
- a CDS encoding Putative thioesterase, phosphopantetheine binding ACP domain, alpha/Beta hydrolase, with translation MHDRTIQVLNIIAQETGDTPEELRNNPETEFADLGIDKLLSEAIIRQLHKTMWLNMPSDLFENCPTVGSLACFLEESEPKPILNTVPVYTRAASPSTERQAALNQAVVDQPLSIRLQGNPKGQAKTIFLLPDGSGSAMSYARIPFLGPGVCLYGLNSPFLSKPERFPPIPEIAPIWAAEIRRLQPKGPYILGGWSAGGYYCFEVAKHMMLNETEADGRPVVVEKLVLIDSPCRTVFEALPMIVVTTLSNQGLMGNWGHRGAPQWLLDHFAATIARVEEYNPSPLASASADEVLPKVFIIWATNGVYAAGGSAASGLDTKVKVTKFMLEDRLDFGPNGWDVLFPRGTEVAIATSPGTHFTLVSPPNSVHIASRLSDILHDKTAHDNRLWKHWSC